AAGGCGCCACCGGTATGGATGTTCATCCATGGCGGCTATTGGCAGGCGACCGGCAAGGAACAGCACGCGCAATATATGCAAGGCATGCTCGACGCCGGTTACGCCGTCGCCAATGTCGATTACACGCTGTGCCCCGATATTCCGCTGTCGGGCATCGTCGATCAGATCGGCGCATGCATCGACTTCATCGCCGCCAACGGTTCGGCATTGGGCGTCGACGGCGCGTCGATCCATGTCTCCGGCCATTCGGCGGGCGGGCATTTGTCCGCGATGATGGCGGCGCGTCAAACCGGCGCCCCGATCAAATCCGCACTGCTGCTCTCCGGCCTGTTCGACATGACGCCCTTCCCGTTCCTGCCGATGGCGAAGGTGATCGGCGTCACGTCCGCCGAGCACGTCGCGGCACTGTCCCCGATCCTGCGCAAATCGCGTGCGGCGAAGATCGGCGTGGCGCTGGGGGATCTCGAAAGCGCCGAGTTCAAATGGCAATCGGACGCCATCGCCACGGCCTGGGGGGCACCCAAGCCGTTGCATCTGGCGGGCGCCAATCACTTCTCGCTGCTCGACGGATTGAACGCCGGATCTTTACTGGCGCTTGCCAAAGCGACCGCGTCCGCCTGACGACATACAAAAATTCGCCAATCAAGCCGCAGCCTTAACGCGGGGTCCGCAGATTCCGGCTTGACAGCTTTATCGTTAAAGGCCCAGCGTTTCGTCACAGGGTGGCCATAACCAAGTGACGATCGTCGCAATCGAAACGATACGGACCGAAGCGCACGACAATCTCGTGTGGGTGCGCGTCGAAACGGACTCCGACTTGACCGGCCTGGGCGAGACCTTCTTCGCGCCCGAAGCGGTCGAAACCTATATTCACACCGGCGTCGCGCCCAACCTGCTCGGCCGCGACGAAGCCGCCATCGCCGGCATCAACCGCGATCTCGTGCGCCAGCCCACGGGCTACGCCTCGTCGGGCGTGGAAATGCGCGCCGCGTCGGCCATCGATATCGCGCTGTGGGATTTGCTGGGCCGCAAGACCGGCCAGCCGCTTTATGCGCTCCTCGGCGGCAAATCGCGCGACACGATTCCGATCTACAACACCTGTGCCGGCCCGCACTATGTGAAGCGCAAACGCGGCGCGGATGTCGACGCGTGGTTCGGCACCGACAAGAAGCCCCATCCGCTCGACGATCTTCGCGCTTTCGAGGAGGAGCCCGAGCGCCTCGCCCGCGAGTTGGTCGCCGAAGGCATCAAGGGCATGAAGATTTGGCCCTTCGATCGCGCGGCCTTCGCCAATCGCGGCGTCGGCATCGATGCGCGCCAGATCGAAGAAGGTTTGCGCCCCTTCAAGCGCATACGAGACGCCGTCGGCGGCGATATCGAATTGATGGTCGAGTTGCACGCGTTATGGGACGTCGCCAGCGCGCGCCGCATCATCCGCGCGGTCGAGACGGTCGATCCGCTCTGGATCGAAGACCCGCTGCGCATGGACGATATCGCGGCGTTGGGCGTTCTCGCGCGCGACACGCGCATCCCGATTCTGGCTTGCGAGACGCTGGCGCCCGCATCATCCTTCCTGCCGCTGATCGCCTCGGGCCATGCCGGCATCGTGTCCTGCGATCCGGGCTGGTGCGGCGGGCTTTCCCAAGCGCGCGCCATCGCCGACATGGCCGCCGCCGCACAGCTTCCCTTCTGCGTGCACGATTGCACCGGTCCCGTCGGCTATGTCGCGGGCACGCATCTATCGATCAGCGCACCGACCGCCATGCTGCAGGAAACCGTGCGCGCCTATTTGCGCGGCTGGTACGCCGACACGGTGACGGCGCTGCCGCGCATCGACAAGGGCGTATTGACGCCGCTCGACGGGCCGGGCCTCGGCCTCGACCTCGCCCCCGCCTTTCTCGCCGACAAGGAAACCAAGCGCCGCCGCACGGCGCTGCAATCCGGAGGAACCGCATGACGACGATGCTTGCCGATTTCGAGGGGCATGCCCTCGATCTCGACGCCGCCAAGGCGGCGTTCGACCGCGACGGGTTTCTGGTCATTCCGGGGGCCTTGTCGCCCGAACAAGTGAAGAAGGCCGACAAGGCGTTTCGCGATCTGCTCGCCGAACACCCGGAGGATTTCGCGCGCTTCAGCGAAAGCTTCATCACCGCCCCCGACATTCTGACGCGCACCGAAGCCTTCGACCATTTGATCGAAACCCCGATGGTGCTGTCGCTGCTGGGAAAACTGATCGGCCCGCGCTTCTCGATCGAAGAGCTCAGCCTGATCCTGCGCGAACCCACGAACGACGTGGGCGAGTTGAAGGGCTGGCATCGCGACATCATCCGCGCCTACGACCGGCGCTTCGAAATCGACCCGATCTCGGTCGTCTATTATTTGACCGATGTGGGGCCGAGCGACCATTGCTTCTCGATCGTCCCCGGCACGCACGGCCCGCGCGTCGATATGCGCCCCGAAGACGTGACGCCGGGCATGGAATTCGACGCGTTGGGGCCCGCGGGCTCCGCCTTCGTGTTCCACGCGCGCTGCATCCATGGCGGCAAGCTGAAGCTTGGCTCCAAGGCGCGGCGCACGGTCCATCTCTATTACGGGCCGACCGACAAGCCGCGCACCTCCGAATGGACGCGTTTCCCCGATCGCCTCGCCGACCGCCAAGCGCCGGGCGGACCGGCCACGCTTTACGCCAAAACGCGCCGCACCGACGTGATCGACGGCGTGGGCCGCCGTCCGCGCGATATCCCGCCCGGCTTGTCCACGGCCGAACAACTCATCCGCGTCCAACGCGCCGCCAACCGCAAACCCGGAGCGATGTAATGTCCCGGACTCTCGACGAAATCCGTACCAAGCTTTTCGCGTCCGTTCTGTCCGACTGTCTCGACCAAGCGGGGCTGATGGATCAGGCCCTGCCCTCGCGCATCCGTCCGCTGGACGATGCCAGCGTGATGGTCGGCCGCGCGCGCACCGCCGCGTTCATGGAGGTCTATCACGTCGCCGACGGCGTGAACCCCTACGAGCTGGAAATCGCGCTGATCGACAGTTTGAAGAAGGACGAGATTCCGGTCTTCGCCTGTTCCAACCCCGTGCGCGTGGCGCCATGGGGCGAATTGCTCAGCACCGCCGCCAAATATCGCGGGGCCGCCGGCGCGTTGATGGATGGCTGCGTGCGCGACATCAAACCGATCCGGAAGATGGGCTTCCCGGTGTTCCATGGCGGCATCGCGCCGCTCGACTCCAAGGGCCGGGGCAAAATCATGGCGATCGACGTGCCGATCGAATGCGGCGGCGTGAAGATCGAAAGCGGCGATCTGATCTTCGGCGACGCCGACGGCGTGGTCGTCATCCCCAAGGCGCACGAAAAGCGCGTGCTCGATCTCGCTTTCGAGAAAATCTCGGGCGAGCGCAACACGCTCGCCGATCTGCAACGCGGCGACAAGCTCGCCGACGTGTTCGCCCGCTACGGCATTCTGTGAGGACGCGACCATGATCGTCGACTGCCACGTCAACGTTTACGAAGACTCCCAAATCCTGCCGCTTTACGGCCAGATCGCCGGCATCGCGCGCGCGGGCGGCTTCACCATCAAGTCGGATCCGCCGACCGTCGAAGCGGCGATGAAGGATGTCGATCACGCGATCGTGTTCTCGCTGCGCTACAAGGATTCGATCGGCATCGACGGCGACGACGAAGTGACCGCGCGTCTGGTGAAGCGCGATCCCAAGAAGTTCATCGGCTTCGCCGCCGTCGATCCGCGTATGCCCAATTGCATGGAGTTACTCGAACACGCGGTCGAGGATTTGGGCCTGAAAGGCGTCAAATTCGGCCCGATCTATAACGGCGTGTCGCTGCTCGATCCGCGCCTCGTGCCCGTCTACGAATATCTGCAGCGCAAGAACCTGCCGCTGACGATGCATATGGGCACGACCTACGGCCAGAACGCGCCGATCGCGCAAGGCCGTCCGCTGGACGTCGATACGATCGCCGCGCGCTATCCCGATCTCAAGATGATCATGGCCCATATGGGCCACCCTTGGTACGAGGAATGCATCGTCGTCGCGCGCAAGAACCCGAACGTCTATTGCGAGGTTTCGGCGCTCTATTACCGGCCGTGGCAGTACTACAACATTCTGATCTGCGCGCAGGAGTACAACATTCTCGCCCGCGACAAGATCTATTTCGGCACGGATTTTCCGTTCACGACCGTCGCCGATTCCATCGCGGGCTTGCAGAAGATCAACGATCAGGTCGAAGGCACGCGCTTGCCGCGCGTCAGCCAAGACACGATCGACCGCATTATTCACTCCAACCCGCTGGCCCATTGGTGGCATGGCGGCTTGAAGGTCTGACGCCGCATGGCCGACAAACCCGCCCGGAAGTCGCGTAGCGCCGCGTGGTTCGGCACGGCGGACAAATACGGCTTCATCGCGCGCAGCTTCATGAAGAACCAAGGACATGCCGCGCGCATGTTCGACGGGCGGCCGGTCGTCGGCATTTGCAACACGTGGTCGGAGCTGACGCCCTGCAACGGCCATCTGCGCATGCTGGCCGAGCATGTGAAGCGTGGCGTCTACGAAGCCGGCGGGTTCCCGCTGGAATTCCCGGTCACGTCTTTGTCCGAACCGCTGATGCGCCCGACCACGATGCTCTATCGCAATCTCGCGGCGATGGATGTCGAGGCGGCGATCCGCTCGCAGCCGATGGACAGCGTCGTGCTACTCGCGGGCTGCGACAAGACCACGCCGTCCACGCTGATGGGCGCGGCCAGCGTCGATCTGCCCACGCTGCTGGTCTCCGGCGGGCCGATGCTGACCGGCCATTGGCGCGGCGAGAAGCTGGGCTCGGGCACGAGCCTCATCAAGCTCGACGCCGAAGTGCGCGCGGGCCGGATGACAATGGACGAATTGATGCAGGCCGAGGCCGCAAGTTCGCCCAGTGCGGGCTCCTGCATGTCGATGGGCACGGCTTCCACGATGGCGAGCCTGTGCGAAGGACTGGGCATCGCCCTTCCCGGCAATGGCGCCATTCCGGCGGTCGATGCCCGCCGTCAGGCTCTGGCCTTCGAAGCGGGTCGCCGCGCGGTCGAAATGGCGCGCGAAGATCTGCGCCTGTCGAAGGTGCTGACGCGCGAAGCCTTCGAAGACGCCGTGCGCCTTTGCGCGGCATTGGGCGGTTCGACCAATGCGGTCGTGCATCTGATCGCGCTTGCCGGCCGTATCGGCGTCGAATTCGGCCTGGACGATTGGGATCGTTGTGGGCGCGACGTGCCCTGCCTCGTCGATCTGATGCCGTCGGGCAAGCATTTGATGGAAGATTTCCACCGTGCGGGCGGCGTGCCCGCCGTGCTGAACCAGATCGCGCATCTACTACATCCCGATCGTCCGTCGGTCGCGGGCGGCAAATTCGGCGACGGCTACGCGAATGCGCGGATCGACGATCCGGCCGTGATCCTCACGCTCGACAAGCCGTTCAAGCCCGCGGGCGGCATCGCCGTGCTGCGCGGCAATCTCGCCCCCAATGGGGCGGTGCTGAAGCCCTCGGCCGCGTCGCCCGAATTGATGCGCCATCGCGGGCCGGCGGTGGTGTTCAACGGCCCCGACGATCTGAAGAAGCGCATCGACGATCCGGCGCTGAACGTCACCAAAGACAGCGTTCTCGTCCTGCGCAATTGCGGGCCGCGCGGCTATCCGGGCATGGCGGAGATCGGCAATATGCCGATCCCGGCCAAGCTGCTGCGCGATGGTGTGCGCGACATCGTGCGCATTTCCGACGCGCGGATGAGCGGCACGGCCTTCGGTACGGTCGTGCTGCATGTCGCCCCCGAAGCGGCGGCGGGCGGGCCGCTCGCCCTCGTGCGCGACGGCGACATGGTCGAACTCGATGTCGAGGGCCGCAAACTCCATCTCGACGTGTCCGACGCCGAACTCGCCAAGCGCCGCGAAACGCTCGCACCCTTCAAGTCGCCCTACACGCGCGGCTGGGAAAAGCTCTACGTCGAACACGTGCTCCAAGCCGATCGCGGCGTCGATCTCGACTTCCTGGTCGGCAAATCGGGCGGCGAGCCGCCCCGGGAATCGCATTGATGGCCGACGCCGCCCCGCCCCGCCGCGTGACGTTGCGCGATATCGCGCAAGCCGCCGGCACGACCACGATGACGGTCTCCAATGTCCTCAACGGGCGTTCGGATCAGGTCGGGACGGACACGGCACGGCGGGTGATGGCGGCGCGCGATCGCTTGGGCTATCGCCCGCTGGCGGCCGCACGCCAGTTGCGCGCGGCGCGGCGCATGGCGGTGGGCGTCGTCATCGTCGATCCCTCGCCCTATTATCTTTCTGACCTGTTCACGGCGGCGATGCTCGCGGGCCTCAATGAAGGCTTGGGCAAGCATAATTACAGCCTGATCCTGCATGGCAGCCCGGCCAACGATCTCGCTTCCGTGCCGATGCTGCGCAGCATCGAGAGCGACGGCTTATGCGTCATCACTTCGGGCCCGGCGCGCGAACGCAAACGCATCGTCGAGCGTATGGCCGATCTGGGTCAGCCGATCGTCGTCATTCAAGATGTCGCCCCGGCGGATGCGGAGGATTGCTGTTCGATCCTGCTCGACGATGAAGCGGGGGCCGAAGCGATCGGCGAGCATCTCGCCCTTTCCGATCCCAAGCGCATCGTCATGCTGGTGCCCGGGGTCGAATGGCCGGCGATGGCGCGGCGCGAGACGGCGCTGCGCCGGGCGCTCGCGCGCAAAAAGGCGGGCATCGAGCTTGTCGTGCTCCGCTGCCCCGATGAAGGCTTCGAAGCGACGCAAGCCACCCTCGCCCGCCATATCGACGCGGCGGGCCTGCCCGACGCGGTCGCCGGCGGCAACGACCGCATGGCGCTGGCCGCGTTGCAGCTGTTCGCCGCGCGCGGGATCGACGTGCCGGGCCGCGTGCGCGTGACCGGCTTCAACGGCTTCGAGAACCATTTTTATGCCCGCCCCGCGCTGACCACGGTGTCCGTGCCCGCCTTCCGTTTGGGCGAGGACGCCGCGACCGCCTTGGTCGAGCGCCTGAAAACCGGGCGCTTCGCCTGGCGCAAAAAAATCCTGCCGGTGGAATTCGCACCGGCGGCTTCGTCCGACATCACGCCGACAAAACGAACCAGCAAACCAACCTCCAAACAGGGAGCTCAAAAATGAAACTCCGTAAATCCATCCTGGCCGCGACGGCGCTCACCGCCGTCGCCCTCGCCGCGACGCCGTCGCAAGCGCAAGGCTTCCAATGCCCGCGCACCGGCGGCGATCTGATCTTCGCGCTGGAAAGCCAAGTACCCGGCCTCGATCAACACGCCTCGAACTCCTCGGCGACGCGCAACGCCGCCATGAACATCTTCGAGACGCTCGTCACGCGCGACGAGAGCATGAACCCGATCCTGGAACTGGCCGAAACGCTGGAAACCAGCGCCGACGGCCTGACCTATACGTTCCGTTTGCGCCAGGGCATCAAGTTCCATAACGGCAAGACGATGAGCTCGGCCGACGTCGCGGCGTCCTACGACCGCTACAAGCGCCTGGGCATCGACCGCTCAATCCTCGATCCGGTCGAATCCTGGACGACGCCGGACGCGAACACCTTCGTGATCAAGCTCAAGGAACGTCAGCCGCTGTTCCTAGAAGCGCTGTCGTCGTTCACCGTGCCGATCGTCATCATCCCGTCGGAAAACGCCGGCGCCGCCGCCGGTCAGTTGCCGACGGTCGGCACGGGCCCGTTCCGTCTCGACGAGTTCCGCGCCGACAGCCATGTGCGCCTGCGCCGCTTCGACGATTATCGCCCCGACACGCGCCACGCGACGATGTCGGGCTTCGGCGGCGGCAAGCGCGCCTGCGTCGATACCGTGACGCTGCGCATGATGACCGAACCGGCGGCGCGTACGGCCGCGCTGGAGGTCAACGAAATCCACGGCGTCGAAGACGTGCCCGCCGCCTCGCAGAAGCGTCTGGCCGACAACCGCGCGATCAAGCTCGCACGTCTGGAGACGTTCTGGATGAACGTCACCTATCCGAACTGGTCGGCGCCGCCGACCGACAATCCCAAGGTGCGCCAAGCGATCCTCGCCGCGATGAATTTCGACGAGATCATGGAGGCCGCGACCGAAGGCCAGTACAAGCTGAACACCGGGTTCCAATATCCGGGCATGCAGTACTTCACCGATGCGGGCAAGGAACTGCTGAACCAGAAGAACCCGGCCAAGGCGCGCCAGTTGCTGCAGGAAGCGGGTTATAAGGGTGAAAAGGTCGTGCTGCTGACCAATCGCCAATTCCCGGTCATGTACAACACGTCGCTCGTGATGGCCGAACAGTTGAAGGCCGCCGGCATCAACGCCGAGCTCGAAGTGCTCGACTGGCCGGCCGCGTTGCAGAAGAGCCAGCGCGAAACCCAAGGCTGGAACTTCTTCTACACGGGCTGGATTACGGTGATCGCGCTCGGCGGGCCGCAGACTTTGCGTCAGATGGCCGAGCCGAACCCGGTCTACAAGCCGAAGGACAACAAGGTCGATCCGGCCTATATGGCCGCGTTCAACCAAGTGAACACGGCACCCGATCTCGCCCA
This genomic interval from Alphaproteobacteria bacterium contains the following:
- a CDS encoding alpha/beta hydrolase, yielding MSASEVFTVRGTSNAADPLTAFADALWQAVGGLLKAGGTPGTMRGMVWTAPNPAALSPQRRVIDRLYREALGGARTSVTVQAGDAIAVEIAAVKAPAPNPEPVWHGLSRAELAREYSPRNQVPDMRPLFRQWTRDGVAWRANHSAIDIHYGKSPDETFDLYLPKGKKAPPVWMFIHGGYWQATGKEQHAQYMQGMLDAGYAVANVDYTLCPDIPLSGIVDQIGACIDFIAANGSALGVDGASIHVSGHSAGGHLSAMMAARQTGAPIKSALLLSGLFDMTPFPFLPMAKVIGVTSAEHVAALSPILRKSRAAKIGVALGDLESAEFKWQSDAIATAWGAPKPLHLAGANHFSLLDGLNAGSLLALAKATASA
- a CDS encoding mandelate racemase/muconate lactonizing enzyme family protein produces the protein MTIVAIETIRTEAHDNLVWVRVETDSDLTGLGETFFAPEAVETYIHTGVAPNLLGRDEAAIAGINRDLVRQPTGYASSGVEMRAASAIDIALWDLLGRKTGQPLYALLGGKSRDTIPIYNTCAGPHYVKRKRGADVDAWFGTDKKPHPLDDLRAFEEEPERLARELVAEGIKGMKIWPFDRAAFANRGVGIDARQIEEGLRPFKRIRDAVGGDIELMVELHALWDVASARRIIRAVETVDPLWIEDPLRMDDIAALGVLARDTRIPILACETLAPASSFLPLIASGHAGIVSCDPGWCGGLSQARAIADMAAAAQLPFCVHDCTGPVGYVAGTHLSISAPTAMLQETVRAYLRGWYADTVTALPRIDKGVLTPLDGPGLGLDLAPAFLADKETKRRRTALQSGGTA
- a CDS encoding phytanoyl-CoA dioxygenase family protein, translated to MTTMLADFEGHALDLDAAKAAFDRDGFLVIPGALSPEQVKKADKAFRDLLAEHPEDFARFSESFITAPDILTRTEAFDHLIETPMVLSLLGKLIGPRFSIEELSLILREPTNDVGELKGWHRDIIRAYDRRFEIDPISVVYYLTDVGPSDHCFSIVPGTHGPRVDMRPEDVTPGMEFDALGPAGSAFVFHARCIHGGKLKLGSKARRTVHLYYGPTDKPRTSEWTRFPDRLADRQAPGGPATLYAKTRRTDVIDGVGRRPRDIPPGLSTAEQLIRVQRAANRKPGAM
- a CDS encoding RraA family protein, which produces MSRTLDEIRTKLFASVLSDCLDQAGLMDQALPSRIRPLDDASVMVGRARTAAFMEVYHVADGVNPYELEIALIDSLKKDEIPVFACSNPVRVAPWGELLSTAAKYRGAAGALMDGCVRDIKPIRKMGFPVFHGGIAPLDSKGRGKIMAIDVPIECGGVKIESGDLIFGDADGVVVIPKAHEKRVLDLAFEKISGERNTLADLQRGDKLADVFARYGIL
- a CDS encoding amidohydrolase; protein product: MIVDCHVNVYEDSQILPLYGQIAGIARAGGFTIKSDPPTVEAAMKDVDHAIVFSLRYKDSIGIDGDDEVTARLVKRDPKKFIGFAAVDPRMPNCMELLEHAVEDLGLKGVKFGPIYNGVSLLDPRLVPVYEYLQRKNLPLTMHMGTTYGQNAPIAQGRPLDVDTIAARYPDLKMIMAHMGHPWYEECIVVARKNPNVYCEVSALYYRPWQYYNILICAQEYNILARDKIYFGTDFPFTTVADSIAGLQKINDQVEGTRLPRVSQDTIDRIIHSNPLAHWWHGGLKV
- a CDS encoding dihydroxy-acid dehydratase yields the protein MADKPARKSRSAAWFGTADKYGFIARSFMKNQGHAARMFDGRPVVGICNTWSELTPCNGHLRMLAEHVKRGVYEAGGFPLEFPVTSLSEPLMRPTTMLYRNLAAMDVEAAIRSQPMDSVVLLAGCDKTTPSTLMGAASVDLPTLLVSGGPMLTGHWRGEKLGSGTSLIKLDAEVRAGRMTMDELMQAEAASSPSAGSCMSMGTASTMASLCEGLGIALPGNGAIPAVDARRQALAFEAGRRAVEMAREDLRLSKVLTREAFEDAVRLCAALGGSTNAVVHLIALAGRIGVEFGLDDWDRCGRDVPCLVDLMPSGKHLMEDFHRAGGVPAVLNQIAHLLHPDRPSVAGGKFGDGYANARIDDPAVILTLDKPFKPAGGIAVLRGNLAPNGAVLKPSAASPELMRHRGPAVVFNGPDDLKKRIDDPALNVTKDSVLVLRNCGPRGYPGMAEIGNMPIPAKLLRDGVRDIVRISDARMSGTAFGTVVLHVAPEAAAGGPLALVRDGDMVELDVEGRKLHLDVSDAELAKRRETLAPFKSPYTRGWEKLYVEHVLQADRGVDLDFLVGKSGGEPPRESH
- a CDS encoding LacI family DNA-binding transcriptional regulator, yielding MADAAPPRRVTLRDIAQAAGTTTMTVSNVLNGRSDQVGTDTARRVMAARDRLGYRPLAAARQLRAARRMAVGVVIVDPSPYYLSDLFTAAMLAGLNEGLGKHNYSLILHGSPANDLASVPMLRSIESDGLCVITSGPARERKRIVERMADLGQPIVVIQDVAPADAEDCCSILLDDEAGAEAIGEHLALSDPKRIVMLVPGVEWPAMARRETALRRALARKKAGIELVVLRCPDEGFEATQATLARHIDAAGLPDAVAGGNDRMALAALQLFAARGIDVPGRVRVTGFNGFENHFYARPALTTVSVPAFRLGEDAATALVERLKTGRFAWRKKILPVEFAPAASSDITPTKRTSKPTSKQGAQK
- a CDS encoding ABC transporter substrate-binding protein translates to MKLRKSILAATALTAVALAATPSQAQGFQCPRTGGDLIFALESQVPGLDQHASNSSATRNAAMNIFETLVTRDESMNPILELAETLETSADGLTYTFRLRQGIKFHNGKTMSSADVAASYDRYKRLGIDRSILDPVESWTTPDANTFVIKLKERQPLFLEALSSFTVPIVIIPSENAGAAAGQLPTVGTGPFRLDEFRADSHVRLRRFDDYRPDTRHATMSGFGGGKRACVDTVTLRMMTEPAARTAALEVNEIHGVEDVPAASQKRLADNRAIKLARLETFWMNVTYPNWSAPPTDNPKVRQAILAAMNFDEIMEAATEGQYKLNTGFQYPGMQYFTDAGKELLNQKNPAKARQLLQEAGYKGEKVVLLTNRQFPVMYNTSLVMAEQLKAAGINAELEVLDWPAALQKSQRETQGWNFFYTGWITVIALGGPQTLRQMAEPNPVYKPKDNKVDPAYMAAFNQVNTAPDLAQRQAAFARAQRIALDQVMAVPFGVAPKTQAVRANVENYVPYFNTRFSNVWIRP